One window from the genome of Oryctolagus cuniculus chromosome 1, mOryCun1.1, whole genome shotgun sequence encodes:
- the LOC138849589 gene encoding gamma-aminobutyric acid type B receptor subunit 2-like — MNIKIADGGKAILKNHLDQNPQLQWNTTEPSRTCKDPIEDINSPEHIQRRLSLQLPILHHAYLPSIGGVDASCVSPRHRHVPPSFRVVVSGL, encoded by the exons atgggggaaaagccattttaaaaaatcaccttgatCAAAATCCCCAGCTACAGTGGAACACAACAGAGCCCTCTCGAACATGCAAAGATCCTATAGAAGATATAAACTCCCCAGAACA CATCCAGCGCCGGCTGTCCCTCCAGCTCCCCATCCTCCACCACGCCTACCTCCCGTCCATTGGAGGCGTGGATGCCAGCTGTGTCAGCCCCCGCCACAGACACGTGCCCCCCTCCTTCCGAGTCGTGGTCTCGGGCCTGTAa
- the LOC138847631 gene encoding protein SPT2 homolog, producing MPSGPKPLRKWTGLRGRLALSAPGDGRRAGRTPLGGERGGSCGHLRWASAADAGENAEAVRAPRLAGSPRRRAAGGLGRSQRSGRGEGGQTESGGRDAESASWAGRPFSVRRGARRGRGLRGTAFPGPDLPEFRAARCSAAGGSGFRSPPGVRQAGTQGVRQDWRQGGGGGRGGRGQRGEGGSRQQGGDLAPGPPAPKEALPSAGSRSPPPPCPRPRPAALCPREGGLQDFQPSLVCLLSFSKPSSRGRREPCQDKSPPAPAAPSDPSPSPRGVSELLSLSGPGLCALWPHLYWLPSSKFKLEGAGWVPQSERGAGEATRPQARP from the exons ATGCCTTCCGGGCCGAAGCCTCTTCGGAAATGGACG GGTCTCCGGGGGAGACTGGCACTCTCCGCCCCTGGGGATGGCCGAAGGGCTGGAAGAACCCCGCTGGGGGGCGAGCGAGGCGGGAGCTGTGGTCACCTGCGCTGGGCCTCGGCGGCGGACGCAGGGGAGAACGCCGAGGCTGTTAGGGCACCCAGACTCGCGGGCTCCCCTCGCCGTCGCGCTGCCGGGGGCCTGGGCCGCAGTCAGCGGTCGGGGCGGGGAGAAGGAGGGCAGACAGAGAGCGGAGGGAGAGACGCGGAGAGTGCGAGCTGGGCGGGGAGACCGTTCAGCGTGCGCCGGGGAGCCCGCCGGGGCCGGGGTCTGCGCGGGACAGCCTTTCCCGGCCCTGACCTGCCCGAGTTCCGGGCCGCCAGGTGTTCAGCTGCGGGCGGGAGCGGGTTCCGGAGCCCCCCCGGAGTCCGCCAGGCTGGGACGCAAGGAGTTCGGCAAGactggagacagggagggggaggaggccgcGGAGGAAGGGGGCAAAGAGGAGAAGGGGGAAGCAGACAGCAGGGAGGGGACCTGgcccctgggcccccagccccaAAAGAGGCCCTGCCCTCCGCGGGGTCGCGCTCtcctcccccgccctgcccccgcccccgccccgcagctTTGTGTCCCCGGGAGGGTGGGCTGCAGGATTTCCAGCCAAGCCTAGTCTGCCTGCTCAGTTTTTCCAAACCCTCCAGTCGGGGAAGGCGGGAGCCCTGTCAGGATAAGAGCCCGCCCGCCCCGGCCGCCCCGTCCGACCCCTCGCCCAGTCCCCGCGGCGTCTCCGAACTCCTCTCCCTCTCCGGCCCTGGCCTCTGCGCCCTCTGGCCCCACCTTTACTGGCTCCCGAGTTCCAAGTTCAAGTTGGAGGGGGCCGGGTGGGTCCCACAGTCTGAGAGAGGCGCTGGCGAAGCCACCCGACCGCAGGCGAGACCCTGA